In Sphaerisporangium krabiense, the DNA window TGCCGCGGGAGTGGCCGCTGGCGGCCTACCAGACGGTGTTCGGCGTGCGCCCCGGCAGCGCGGAGATGCCGAGCGCGGGGCGGCCGTTCAGCCACGAGCTGGTGACCGCGCTGGTCAGCCGGGGGATCCTGGTCGCGCCGATCACCCTGCACACCGGCGTGGCCTCGCCGGAGAAGGACGAGCCGCCGTACCCGGAGCGGTTCGAGGTGCCCGAGCACACCGCGCGCCTGGTGAACCAGGCCGAGGGCCGGGTGATCGCCGTCGGGACGACGGTGGTGCGGGCGCTGGAGACGGCGGCGCTCGGAGCGCCGCACGGCAGGGTGCGGGCGGCGGCGGGCTTCACCTCGCACATCGTCACCCCGGCCGAGGGCGTGCGCGCGGTGGACGGCCTGATCACGGGGCTGCACGAGCCGAAGTCCAGCCATCTGATGATGCTGTCGGCCATCGCCGGAGAGGAGCTGCTTTCCCGGTCATATGAGGAGGCGCTCGGCGAAGGCTACCTATGGCATGAATTCGGAGACGTCCACCTGATCACCTCGGGTAAATTTCCAATAAAGTGACACACAAGGACATTACAAGTCCGCCGCCCCATGATGGGTCAGTCGTTCAGTCACCTCTACGGGAGTTCTCACCCATGCGTCGGTACCTCTCCGCTTGTGCCGCTCTCACCGTGGCCGGAGCCCTGGCGGGCGCCTCGCTGGCCGCCCCGGCCTCGGCGGCCACCACCACGGCCGCCTCCGCACAGCACACGGCCACCACCACCCAGGCGGCCGCCAAGCCCCAGTCGCCGCTCTACACCCGCATCGTGTGGAACAAGGCGGTGCGCCGCGGCGGCACGATCACGTATTCGGTCAAGAGCACCAACCAGGGTGAGTGGGCGACCGACGTGGCCGGCCTTTTCGCCAAGCTTCCCCGGGGCGCGAGCAAGATCCGCGTGGTGAGCAGGTCGAAGGCGTTCTGCGAGGTTTCCGGCCGCGATCTGTTCTGCCTTTATGACACCCTCAACTCGGGCCGCTCGGCCTCGCTCAAGGTGAAGGTGTGGCTGAAGAGGAGCACCAGGGGCACGGCCGTGGCCGAGTTCGGCCACTTCTCCATCGACGTCCCCGCGGGCGTGGACATCACCAACGAGGAGGAGCTGAACAAGCTCGACATCCAGAACCAGATCAACTGGAAGACGTTCAAGACCAGGATCGTGCGCTGAGCCGGGCGGGCGCGCCACGTCGCGCCCGCCGCCCGCTCGCAGAGGCGGCCACCGTCCCGACGGTGGCCGCCTCGTCGTGTTCCGGGGCGCCGGGCCCGAGTACGGAAATGCGGTCGGGTAATTGCGGCAAAACGCTGTGTGATACATGCACGCGAGAACCGTGACGCTGGCGGCGCGCGGACTTTTCCGCCCGGGCTTTCCGTCACCGCCCGCTCACACCCGCAGCGCGCGGCCGCCCCTTCCTCGCTATAGGGGCGGTCCACATTCGCATCACGATATGCGGGTAAATGGTAAATAAGGTGTGACGCGCCCGGTAGATCATGATAGAAACGTGCCGTTTACGTGCGGGCTTCGCTGACGAGCCTCCGGAAGCTCCGGCGCGGCCGCACGCGCGTCCGACGGGACTCCTCGTCCCATCGCCGGGAGACCCCGTCTCCCGGCCCACGCACCCACGTCCGACGCCGTGGAGCCCTGCGCTCCGCGGCGTGCCGTTCCGCGCGCTCGCGTGCCACGGGAACGTTCCCGAGCGCGTGGTCCCGGTCCTGTCCCCCACCCCCATGGAGAATCCCTATGCGTCACCCGCTCGCCAAGATCGCGGCAACGGCCGTCGCCGTTCCGCTGGCGGGAGCCCTGATGTTCGCCGCGCTCCCGGCCTCGGCCGCGACGAGCGCGAAGAGCGGCACCGTCACCGCGACGGCCAAGGCCGCCGGTGAGGACCCGTACTCCGCGTTCTCGGTGACGGTCACCGGGCCCAAGAAGGCCAAGCGTGGCGGTGAGATCACCTACCGCATCAAGGGCGTCAACAACGGCCCCTGGACCGCCGACGACTACTACCTCGGCGGCACGCTGCCCAAGAACCTCCGCGGGCCGGTCTACTACGACGGGCCGAAGGGCACCAAGTGCGGCTTCTTCCCCGACGGCTTCTGGTGCTGGCCGCCGTACGCGCTGGAGAAGGGCGAGAGCACCTGGCTGACCATCACCGTCCGGCTGAAGAAGGGCGCCACGGGCACGGCCACGGCCAAGCTCGGCGTCAACACCTGGAACTGGCCGACCGGCGCGGAGGACCTGAGCCGTGACGAGCTCAGGCGGATCGGCGTCAAGGGCTGGTACTTCACCAAGCCGGTGAAGACCAAGATCGCTCGCTGAGCACACCGGGGGGAGGGCCCGTCCGCCGGGCGGCCCTCCCCCCGGGCGTGAGCGCCGGTCCCGCTACGCCGCGACCAGCACGTCGTGGCGGCGGGGAGAGTCCCCCGACACCGTGGCGTGCGCGATGCCCGCCAGGGAGCGCCGCGTCGCGCCGCCCGCGGGCGCGTAGGCGACCTGCGGGAACATCGTCACCTCGACCACGAGGCCGCGGGCCGCGATCACCCGCCGCAGCGACGCCAGCAGCGTGTCGTCGCCCACGAACGCCGGCCCCGTCGCCGGATCGCTCCCCTCGTCGCGGAACCGCAGCCGGACCGGCCGCACCGGCGCGCCCGCGTCGATCGCCGCCTGGAACATCGCCGGGCGGAACGGCCCCATCGCCCTGCCGCACGTGGTCGTGCCCTCGGGGAAGACCGCGACGTCGTGCCCGGCGCGCAGCGCGCCCGCGACGTCCCGCACGGTGCCCGGCAGCGTCGAGAGCCGCTCACGGTCGATGAAGATCGTGCCACCGGCCGCCACCAGCCGGCCCAGCACCGGCCAGCGGGCGATGTCGCTCTTGGCCAGCGGCCTGCACGGCGTGATCGCGGCCACCACCAGCGGGTCCAGCCACGACACGTGGTTGGCCACCAGCAGCGCGCCGCACGTCCCGGGATCGGGCGCCACCGGGGCCGGGGACGCCGCCGAGCCGCCCAGCACGCTGAACCCCTGCGCGACCTCCAGCCGGATGCCGAGCACCCGCAGCAGCAGCCGGGCCCAGCGCATGGTGATCCGCCCGCGCCGCCGCTCCTCGAACCGGCGGGCCACCAGCGACCAGGGGACGCCGCCCGCCACGACCCCGAGGGCCCCGAGCACGCGCAACGTCCGCCGGACCGGGCCCGCCGTCCTCGCGGGAGGCCGGACGCAGCCGCCCACCGTGCACGCGGCGACGGGGAGCCAGCTCACGCGGTCACCCCGAGGAAGTGCCGCAGGTAGCGGACGTCCACGTTGGCCAGCGACAGCAGCACGAAGAAGTCGGCCGTCCCGAAGTCCGGGTCGTGGGCGGGAGCGCCGCAGACCCACGCGCCGAGGCGCAGGTAGCCGCGCAGCAACGGCGGGACCGCGAATTTTCCCGGCCGGGCCACGCCCGTGTCCCGCCACATCCGGTGCGGCGTCACCCGGTACTTCGCGGGGCCCAGCGGGACGTTGTCCACCACGCCCGCGGCCGCCGCCCCTCCGTCGTCCAAGGGGATCGAGCAGCACCCGCCGAGCCAGCCATAACCGCCACTCACCATGTAGTGGGCGATCCCCGCCCACATCAGCCCGATCACCGCGCCCCCGCGATGGTCCGGGTGCACGCACGTGCGCCCGGCCTCCACCAGGCCGCCCCGGATGCCGGAGAGCGCGGAAAGGTCGAACTCGCCGTCGGAGTACAGGCGGTCGGCACGGCCCGGCGCCAGCATCCGATAGGTGCCGACCACCGTGTCGCCCTCGCGCACCAGCAAGTGGTCGCAGTAGGCGTCGAACCTGTCCACGTCCAGCCCGGAGACCGGCGAGTCCAGCCGGGCGCCCATCTCGCCGGCGAAGACCTCGTACCGCAGCCGCTGCGCCGCGCGCAGGTCGGCCGGCGTCCTCGCCAGCCCGAGCGTGTACCGCCCGCGCGCGTCGGTCAGACCTTGCTCGGGAAGCCTCGCGGCTCCCGGAACGCCCGCCAACGGCGGGAGGGCGGAGGTGGGGGGATCCGCCGGTACGGCGGCCCGCGCGGAGCCGTTACCGCCGTGGACACGGTCGGTGAAGACCTGGGTCATGGCATGCCTCCTCATGTGGCACACCCATGAAGACATGCGGAGATGGCTATCTGCCGTCCGTATGGTGAACCGCTTACGCGTTCACTCTGAGCGGTCGGTAGCGTTGTCCGCGATGAAGCAGCGCACGCTTTTGATCACGCTCACCGGTCCCGACCGGCCCGGGGTGACGTCCCGCTTGTTCGGCACGCTGGCGTCCTTCCCCGTGAACGTCGTCGACGTCGAGCAGGTCGTCATCCGCGGCCGCCTCGTGCTCGGCGTTCTCGTCATGTACGCGGGCGGGCCGCCGACCGGCACCGGCGGCACCCTCGGCGCCATGTGGGCCGCCGTCGAACGCGTGGCCGAGGACCTCGGCATGGAGGTCGAACTCGCCACCGGCACCGACACCAAGGAAAAACGCCGCAGGGGACGTCTCCACGTGACCGTCCTCGGCGAGCCGCTCCAGCCCGCGGCGCTCGCCGGCATCGCCGGTCGCATCGCCGCCGCGGGCGCCAACATCGACCGCATCGAACGCCTGGCCCACCTGCCGGTCACGTGCATCGAGCTGGAGGTCTCCGGCGCCGACCCGGCCGCGCTGCGCCACGCGCTCGCCGCCGAGGCCGTCCTCCAGCAGGTCGACGTCGCCGTCCAGCGCTCCGGGCTCCTCCGGCGCACCAAGAAGCTGATCGTCATGGACGTCGACTCCACCCTGATCCAGGGGGAGGTGATCGAGCTGCTGGCCGCCCACGCCGGGTGCATGGACGAGGTCGAGAAGATCACCTCGGCCGCGATGCGCGGCGAGCTCGACTTCGCCGCCTCCCTGCGCGAGCGGGTGGCCCTGCTCGAAGGGCTCCCCGCCGACGCCTTCGAGGCCGTGCGGCAGGAGGTCGTGCTCACTCCGGGCGCCCGCACGCTCGTGCGCACGCTCAAGCGCCTGGACTACCGCTTCGCCATCGTCAGCGGCGGCTTCACCCAGATCACCGACGCGCTGGTGGAGGAGCTCGGCATCGACTACTCGGCCGCCAACACCCTGGAGGTCGTGAACGGCAAGCTCACCGGCCGCGTCGTCGGCGAGATCGTCGACCGTCCCGGCAAGGCGCGGGCGCTGGAGCGGTTCGCGCGGCAGGCGGGCATCCCGATCAGCCAGACCGTCGCCATCGGGGACGGCGCCAACGACCTCGACATGATCGGCGCGGCGGGGCTCGGCATCGCCTTCAACGCCAAGCCCGTGCTGCAGGACGCGGCCGACGCCGCCGTCAACGTGCCCTACCTGGACACGATCCTGTACCTGCTCGGCATCTCGCGCGAGGAGGTCGAGGCCGCCGACGCCGAGGACGGCCTGGCGGCTCCCGGCCCGGCCCCGGCCTGACCCCGCGGCGGCGCTCAGCCGCTCCTGCGCGTCCCTGGACGGCCAGGCCCGCCTAGGCCGTCCACGGGTGCCCGGGCGGCGCTCAGTCGTCCTTGGGCCTCCAGCGGTGCACCACGCGGCCGTCCCCCGGGCCGAGGCCCGCCCAGCCGTCCGTCTCCAGCACCGCGAACGCCCCCGGCGGGAAACCCTCGTCGTCGTGCGACAGGGACAGGTTCAGCACCAGCTCGTGCACGCCCGGGTTGTGGCCGACGAGCAGCAGGGTCGAGACGTCCTCGTCGGTCCTGCCGATGAGTTCGAGCAGCTCGTCGGGGTACGCCTCGTAGATCTCGCTCTCCAGGTGCAGCGGAGCCGAGGGCGCCAGGTCCGCCAGGGCCAGCTCGGCGGTCTGCCGGGTCCGCAGCGAGGGCGAGCAGAGCACCAGATCGGGAGACAGCCCCAGCGACCTCAGCGTCCGCCCCGCACGCCCGGCGTCGCGCTCGCCGCGCCCGGTCAGGGGGCGCTCCCTGTCCGCCAGCCCGGGCACGTGCGCGGCCTTGGCGTGTCTCAGGACGATCAGCGTGTTCATCTCCCCAACTATCCCATTACACGCGTACGGCCACCGCCCAACCCGGGCGGTGGCCGTACGTCTCGTGCGTCAGGCGGTCAGGACCCCGTTCAGCCGGGGACCTTCTCGCTCTCGACCCGCGCGCGCGGGTCGTCGCTCGACGGGGCGATGCTCGTCGAGCGCCGCTTGGAGATCACGACCGCGCCCACGACGACCGCCACCGCGACCACCGTGACGCCGATACGCAGAGCGGCGTTGTCGGCGTAGGTCACGACGGCCGGGGCGATGAGCAGGGCCACCAGGTTCATGACCTTGATCAGCGGGTTGATCGCCGGGCCCGCGGTGTCCTTGAACGGGTCGCCGACGGTGTCGCCGATCACCGTGGCCGCGTGGGCGTCGGAGCCCTTGCCGCCGTGGTGGCCGTCCTCGACCAGCTTCTTGGCGTTGTCCCAGGCTCCACCGGAGTTGGCCAGGAACACGGCCATCAGCGTGCCCGCCGCGATGGCGCCGGCGAGATAGGCGCCGAGCGGGGCGTAGCCGAAGGCGAAGCCGACCGCGATCGGCGTCATGACGGCGAGCAGACCCGGCGTCGCCAGCTCGCGCAGCGAGTCGCGGGTGCAGATGTCGACGACGCGGCCGTAGTCGGGCAGCTCGGTGCCCGACATGATGCCGGGCTTGGTGCGGAACTGCTCGCGGACCTCGTACACGACACGCCCGGCCGCCCGGCCCACCGCGCTGATCGCGAGCCCGGAGAACAGGAACACGACCGCCGCGCCGACGACCAGGCCGACGAGGACGTTCGGGGCGTCCACGCTGAGGCTGAACGACGAGAACTGGCCCAGGGCGTCCTTCACCCCGGCCGAGGCGGTGGCCAGCTTGCCC includes these proteins:
- a CDS encoding S-adenosylmethionine:tRNA ribosyltransferase-isomerase, coding for MIAFELPRTREAHEPPEARGLARDHVRLMVSSTETGEVTHHTFTDLPELLRPGDLLVVNDSITLPAAVPLDRLAVHFSTAREDGSWLVELRRRVGGVTAPYPGGAPGEWLPLPGGATLRLLQRETPRLWRAALDRDVPGYLAEHGLPIRYSYVPREWPLAAYQTVFGVRPGSAEMPSAGRPFSHELVTALVSRGILVAPITLHTGVASPEKDEPPYPERFEVPEHTARLVNQAEGRVIAVGTTVVRALETAALGAPHGRVRAAAGFTSHIVTPAEGVRAVDGLITGLHEPKSSHLMMLSAIAGEELLSRSYEEALGEGYLWHEFGDVHLITSGKFPIK
- a CDS encoding DUF11 domain-containing protein, translated to MRHPLAKIAATAVAVPLAGALMFAALPASAATSAKSGTVTATAKAAGEDPYSAFSVTVTGPKKAKRGGEITYRIKGVNNGPWTADDYYLGGTLPKNLRGPVYYDGPKGTKCGFFPDGFWCWPPYALEKGESTWLTITVRLKKGATGTATAKLGVNTWNWPTGAEDLSRDELRRIGVKGWYFTKPVKTKIAR
- a CDS encoding lysophospholipid acyltransferase family protein; this encodes MSWLPVAACTVGGCVRPPARTAGPVRRTLRVLGALGVVAGGVPWSLVARRFEERRRGRITMRWARLLLRVLGIRLEVAQGFSVLGGSAASPAPVAPDPGTCGALLVANHVSWLDPLVVAAITPCRPLAKSDIARWPVLGRLVAAGGTIFIDRERLSTLPGTVRDVAGALRAGHDVAVFPEGTTTCGRAMGPFRPAMFQAAIDAGAPVRPVRLRFRDEGSDPATGPAFVGDDTLLASLRRVIAARGLVVEVTMFPQVAYAPAGGATRRSLAGIAHATVSGDSPRRHDVLVAA
- a CDS encoding GNAT family N-acetyltransferase; translation: MTQVFTDRVHGGNGSARAAVPADPPTSALPPLAGVPGAARLPEQGLTDARGRYTLGLARTPADLRAAQRLRYEVFAGEMGARLDSPVSGLDVDRFDAYCDHLLVREGDTVVGTYRMLAPGRADRLYSDGEFDLSALSGIRGGLVEAGRTCVHPDHRGGAVIGLMWAGIAHYMVSGGYGWLGGCCSIPLDDGGAAAAGVVDNVPLGPAKYRVTPHRMWRDTGVARPGKFAVPPLLRGYLRLGAWVCGAPAHDPDFGTADFFVLLSLANVDVRYLRHFLGVTA
- the serB gene encoding phosphoserine phosphatase SerB — protein: MKQRTLLITLTGPDRPGVTSRLFGTLASFPVNVVDVEQVVIRGRLVLGVLVMYAGGPPTGTGGTLGAMWAAVERVAEDLGMEVELATGTDTKEKRRRGRLHVTVLGEPLQPAALAGIAGRIAAAGANIDRIERLAHLPVTCIELEVSGADPAALRHALAAEAVLQQVDVAVQRSGLLRRTKKLIVMDVDSTLIQGEVIELLAAHAGCMDEVEKITSAAMRGELDFAASLRERVALLEGLPADAFEAVRQEVVLTPGARTLVRTLKRLDYRFAIVSGGFTQITDALVEELGIDYSAANTLEVVNGKLTGRVVGEIVDRPGKARALERFARQAGIPISQTVAIGDGANDLDMIGAAGLGIAFNAKPVLQDAADAAVNVPYLDTILYLLGISREEVEAADAEDGLAAPGPAPA
- a CDS encoding SixA phosphatase family protein, with product MNTLIVLRHAKAAHVPGLADRERPLTGRGERDAGRAGRTLRSLGLSPDLVLCSPSLRTRQTAELALADLAPSAPLHLESEIYEAYPDELLELIGRTDEDVSTLLLVGHNPGVHELVLNLSLSHDDEGFPPGAFAVLETDGWAGLGPGDGRVVHRWRPKDD